A single Lolium perenne isolate Kyuss_39 chromosome 6, Kyuss_2.0, whole genome shotgun sequence DNA region contains:
- the LOC127305274 gene encoding uncharacterized protein, with protein sequence MAKLRAGSTARSAAAAAARASPAPTSSDPNLPTPTSTPRADLSSSGAKFAVASANRSSVGSSSSASATDLPAPAARDVASIAKEVGKRLSYDDEDCSAFPTAASALQPDPALEVPAVLAPLLELPGPDQVSSTTVVPASADSTVTDVVPASADSTVTQTQVAAPADSTAAVAAADAEGPVLTGMELVLAELRHARGLTPRSKRLLAALAEAASAELSHDPTAAALRTRRAAFWSKVRVGILAAAVFSVAAMDVALAVALYGASRGSHHHLVLPPT encoded by the exons ATGGCCAAGCTTCGCGCCGGCTCTACCGcccgctccgccgccgccgccgctgctcggGCGTCCCCGGCGCCCACGTCGTCGGACCCGAATCTCCCCACCCCGACCTCCACCCCCCGCGCCGACCTCTCCTCCTCCGGCGCCAAgttcgccgtcgcctccgccaaCCGCAGCTCGGTGGGTTCGTCCTCATCCGCTTCCGCCACGGACCTCCCCGCGCCCGCCGCCCGCGACGTCGCCTCCATCGCCAAG GAGGTCGGCAAGCGCCTCTCCTACGACGACGAGGACTGCTCCGCCTTCCCCACCGCCGCTTCCGCGCTGCAGCCGGATCCCGCGCTCGAGGTCCCCGCCGTCCTCGCGCCCCTGCTGGAGCTCCCTGGCCCCGACCAAGTCTCCTCCACCACCGTCGTCCCCGCCTCCGCCGACTCCACCGTCACCGACGTCGTCCCCGCCTCTGCCGACTCCACCGTCACTCAGACCCAG GTCGCAGCGCCCGCCGACtccaccgccgccgtcgccgccgcggaCGCCGAGGGCCCCGTCCTCACGGGAATGGAGCTCGTCCTCGCCGAGCTGCGCCACGCACGCGGCCTCACCCCGCGCTCCAAGCGCCTCCTCGCCGCGCTCGCCGAGGCCGCCTCCGCCGAGCTCAGCCACGACCCCACGGCCGCCGCCCTCCGCACGCGCCGCGCGGCCTTCTGGAGCAAGGTGCGCGTCGGGATCCTCGCCGCGGCCGTCTTCTCCGTGGCCGCCATGgacgtcgccctcgccgtcgcgctCTACGGCGCCAGCCGCGGGAGCCACCACCACCTGGTGCTGCCCCCCACCTGA